A genomic window from Glaciihabitans sp. INWT7 includes:
- a CDS encoding M1 family metallopeptidase: MPQTSRPSLGSPSAGDDYLPASGNGGYLVDRYDIDLDYRVETNRLIASTVISARATEDLDRFSLDLAGLVVEKVTIGGERPRKVTQTARKLVITPLAAITAGEEFTVTVRYRGAPHPIRSEWGEVGWEELADGALVASQPNGASSWFPCNDHPSNKARFRIVVSCESVYQVISNGEQVSRTSRAGRARWEFEVAEPMATYLATVQIGRYRALAVDAGVPTTISYPSALSTEVTEDFSRLGEMIALFSDRFGPYPFPAYGVIVTADELEIPLEAHGLAIFGRNHIDGTHGCDRLIAHELAHQWFGNSLTVNRWKDIWLHEGFACYAEWLWSEASGGPTASECARSHWDLVNDQSKDIVVGDPGTKLLFDDRVYKRGALALHVVRRAIGDEAFFDSLRDLGSRLRFGHIMPSDVIDTFAELSHSTAIEGIINRWVYSKALPRLA, from the coding sequence ATGCCCCAGACTTCGCGCCCGTCCCTCGGTTCCCCCTCCGCGGGCGACGACTACCTGCCCGCGAGCGGAAACGGCGGCTACCTCGTCGATCGCTACGACATCGATCTCGACTATCGCGTCGAGACGAACCGGCTGATCGCCAGCACCGTCATCTCCGCCCGGGCCACGGAAGACCTCGATCGTTTCAGCCTCGACCTCGCCGGGCTGGTCGTGGAGAAGGTCACCATCGGGGGCGAACGCCCCCGCAAGGTCACGCAGACCGCACGCAAACTCGTGATCACCCCGCTTGCGGCGATCACCGCGGGGGAGGAGTTCACCGTGACGGTGCGCTACCGGGGCGCACCGCATCCGATCCGTTCGGAGTGGGGTGAGGTCGGCTGGGAGGAGCTCGCCGACGGCGCACTCGTGGCGAGCCAGCCGAACGGGGCATCATCGTGGTTTCCCTGCAACGACCACCCGAGCAATAAGGCGAGATTCCGCATCGTGGTGTCGTGCGAGTCGGTGTACCAGGTGATCTCCAACGGCGAGCAGGTCTCCCGCACCAGTCGCGCCGGTCGCGCGCGCTGGGAGTTCGAGGTGGCGGAGCCGATGGCCACCTACCTCGCGACCGTGCAGATCGGGCGCTACCGCGCTCTTGCGGTGGATGCCGGGGTGCCGACCACCATCTCCTATCCGAGCGCCCTGAGCACAGAGGTCACCGAGGACTTCAGCCGACTCGGGGAGATGATCGCGCTGTTCTCAGACAGATTCGGGCCATACCCCTTCCCCGCCTACGGCGTGATCGTGACAGCGGATGAGCTGGAGATCCCGCTCGAAGCTCACGGACTCGCCATCTTCGGCCGCAATCACATCGACGGCACCCATGGCTGCGACCGGCTCATCGCCCACGAACTCGCCCACCAGTGGTTCGGCAACTCCCTCACCGTGAACCGCTGGAAAGACATCTGGCTTCACGAGGGATTCGCCTGCTACGCGGAGTGGCTGTGGTCGGAGGCCAGCGGCGGCCCCACCGCCTCCGAGTGCGCCCGTTCGCACTGGGACCTGGTGAACGACCAGTCCAAGGACATCGTCGTCGGAGATCCGGGCACGAAGCTCCTCTTCGACGATCGGGTCTACAAGCGCGGGGCGCTCGCCCTCCATGTGGTGCGCCGAGCGATCGGGGACGAGGCCTTTTTCGACTCCTTGCGCGACCTCGGGTCACGCTTGCGATTCGGGCACATCATGCCCTCCGACGTCATCGACACTTTCGCGGAGTTGAGCCATTCGACGGCGATCGAGGGCATCATCAACCGCTGGGTGTATTCGAAGGCCCTTCCCCGCCTCGCCTGA